A single region of the Cronobacter condimenti 1330 genome encodes:
- a CDS encoding MerR family transcriptional regulator has protein sequence MSHFTIEMLSDQCGVSMPNLRAWQRSGLLKPARDDNGRRYFDYSHLMRIHAILKWLDRGLPLNEVARILKGEQSALVSQWEVWQEQLLATLEKTRMEKARTLLRKMGRELPAALLLDNVVLPLRLWLSHGNSSAQLTRRARFDTLIIEYATFLMQSLRKRPASGLVVIAMNSHDPLDVWLEAIRFTGEGFRIDVMHKPVPLPDLTQFEADHYLIYSDVPLTPAQLALWQQWQLDGMPLFSAGAGFAAPPELPDAANLPDDSADDSAFSTY, from the coding sequence ATGTCTCATTTCACGATCGAAATGCTCTCCGATCAGTGCGGAGTCAGCATGCCGAATTTACGCGCCTGGCAACGGTCTGGATTGCTCAAGCCGGCGCGTGACGATAATGGCAGACGTTATTTTGATTACAGCCATCTGATGCGCATTCATGCCATCCTGAAATGGCTTGATCGCGGTCTGCCGCTTAACGAAGTTGCCCGAATATTAAAGGGCGAGCAAAGCGCGCTGGTCAGCCAGTGGGAAGTGTGGCAGGAGCAATTGCTTGCGACGCTTGAGAAAACCCGCATGGAAAAAGCCCGCACGCTGCTGCGTAAAATGGGCCGTGAGCTGCCAGCCGCGTTGCTTCTGGACAATGTTGTGCTGCCGCTGCGTCTGTGGCTAAGCCACGGTAATTCCAGCGCCCAGCTGACCCGCCGCGCCCGCTTTGACACGCTGATTATTGAATACGCCACGTTTCTGATGCAGTCGCTGCGCAAGCGTCCGGCTTCCGGGCTGGTGGTAATAGCGATGAACAGCCACGATCCGCTCGATGTCTGGCTGGAAGCGATCCGCTTCACGGGTGAAGGGTTTCGCATTGACGTCATGCACAAACCCGTGCCGCTGCCGGATCTTACCCAGTTTGAAGCAGACCATTACCTTATCTACAGCGACGTGCCGCTGACGCCCGCACAGCTTGCGCTCTGGCAGCAGTGGCAGCTTGATGGAATGCCGCTCTTCAGCGCAGGTGCCGGTTTCGCCGCGCCCCCTGAGCTGCCTGACGCCGCTAACCTGCCGGACGACAGCGCCGACGACAGCGCCTTCTCAACTTACTAA
- a CDS encoding bestrophin family protein: protein MIVRPPQHWFARLFVWHGSVLAKISTRLLLNFLLSVTVIFFLPWYEALGIKLTTAPFSILGVAIAIFLGFRNSTCFARFNEARQIWGQLVIHCRSLLRTARTLMPDNTQELHHLVNLEVAFCHCLRLTLRRKKLDNVLDRYLTRSEMARVMQSNSPCNTLLLIMGEWLAAQRNGLSDILFQTLDGHLNQLSAVLAGCERIANTPPPFAYSLMLHRTVYCFCIMLPFALVTDLHFMTPFVSVFISYTFIALDTLAEELEDPFGTEDNDLPLDALCNNIEIDLREMNNESHKPTKLLPNRHYQLT, encoded by the coding sequence ATGATTGTTCGTCCCCCCCAGCATTGGTTCGCCCGACTCTTCGTCTGGCATGGCTCTGTATTAGCCAAAATTTCTACACGCCTACTCCTTAATTTCCTGCTCTCTGTGACGGTTATTTTCTTTTTACCGTGGTATGAAGCGCTCGGAATTAAACTTACGACCGCGCCGTTCAGTATTCTTGGCGTGGCGATTGCGATTTTCCTCGGCTTTCGTAATAGCACCTGCTTTGCCCGCTTTAATGAGGCGCGTCAGATCTGGGGCCAGTTGGTTATCCATTGCCGGTCGCTGCTGCGCACCGCCCGTACGCTGATGCCCGATAACACGCAGGAGCTGCATCATCTGGTAAATTTAGAAGTCGCGTTTTGCCACTGCCTGCGCCTGACGCTGCGGCGCAAAAAACTGGATAACGTGCTCGACCGTTATCTGACCCGCAGTGAAATGGCGCGCGTGATGCAAAGCAATTCGCCGTGTAACACGCTGTTGCTTATCATGGGCGAATGGCTCGCGGCGCAACGCAACGGGCTCTCTGACATCCTTTTCCAGACGCTCGACGGGCACCTTAATCAGCTTTCGGCGGTGCTTGCAGGCTGCGAACGCATCGCCAATACCCCACCGCCTTTTGCTTATTCGCTGATGCTGCACCGCACCGTGTATTGCTTTTGCATTATGCTGCCCTTTGCGCTGGTGACCGACCTGCACTTTATGACACCGTTTGTTTCCGTGTTTATTTCTTACACATTTATTGCGCTTGATACGCTGGCAGAAGAGCTCGAAGATCCTTTTGGAACGGAAGACAACGACCTGCCGCTGGATGCGCTCTGTAATAACATTGAAATTGACCTGCGCGAAATGAATAACGAGTCACACAAGCCGACAAAGCTCTTGCCGAACCGGCATTATCAGCTTACCTAA
- a CDS encoding OBAP family protein, which translates to MKLQRALKITLLPLLSVAFFVQAEKDTPPGASKTTHTNLLETGAAVLQSNAPLKGFDIYLVGFHPMKEIPEKQMEAHHYCHQVNEDFAQCVLFDGNTKDANMNGVEYIISEKLFNELPPQEKQYWHPHNGEILSGQLIAPGIPAPVEHRLMQSKMNSYGKTWHVWHTGGPGDKGDALPLGPPMLAWSFSRDGEAKPELVTERDKKLGVNTEEIRRSRADLETLAKPQSGVDALKGQFKRETKDIPGVVDSDAASKKQ; encoded by the coding sequence ATGAAATTACAACGCGCATTAAAAATAACGTTACTTCCGTTACTTTCCGTCGCCTTTTTTGTTCAGGCAGAAAAAGACACGCCGCCCGGCGCCAGTAAAACGACGCATACCAATTTACTCGAAACCGGGGCCGCGGTGCTGCAAAGTAATGCTCCCTTAAAAGGTTTTGATATATATCTGGTCGGCTTTCACCCGATGAAAGAGATCCCCGAAAAACAGATGGAAGCCCATCATTATTGCCATCAGGTGAATGAAGACTTTGCCCAATGCGTCTTATTTGATGGCAATACTAAAGACGCTAACATGAATGGCGTGGAATATATCATTTCCGAAAAGCTCTTTAATGAACTGCCGCCGCAGGAAAAACAGTACTGGCATCCGCATAACGGCGAAATCCTTAGCGGCCAGCTGATTGCCCCGGGCATTCCGGCACCGGTTGAGCATCGTCTGATGCAGAGCAAAATGAACAGCTATGGTAAAACCTGGCATGTATGGCATACCGGCGGGCCGGGCGATAAGGGTGATGCACTGCCGCTGGGGCCGCCGATGCTTGCCTGGTCTTTCAGCCGCGACGGCGAGGCGAAGCCGGAGCTGGTCACCGAGCGTGATAAAAAACTCGGCGTGAATACCGAAGAGATCCGCCGCTCGCGTGCCGATTTGGAAACGCTCGCTAAACCGCAAAGTGGGGTGGACGCGCTCAAAGGGCAGTTTAAACGTGAGACCAAAGACATACCTGGCGTCGTGGACAGTGACGCCGCTTCAAAAAAACAATAA
- a CDS encoding GntR family transcriptional regulator gives MAAETPLNPTQPVSQQIYRILRRDIVHCLIPPGTPLSEKEVSVRFDVSRQPVREAFIKLAENGLIQIRPQRGSFVNKISLRQVRNGCFVRQAIERAVVQRAATMVTDADLYQLEQNLNQQRTAIDRKQLGDFFQLDDEFHYRLTQVADCQLAWDTVENIKATIDRVRYMSLDHVSPPEMLLRQHNDIFHALEARDAQAADETMRLHLQEISESVLLIRQENRDWFSEE, from the coding sequence ATGGCCGCTGAAACCCCGCTCAACCCGACCCAGCCGGTGAGTCAACAGATTTACCGCATCCTGCGCCGCGATATCGTGCATTGCCTGATCCCCCCCGGCACGCCGCTTTCTGAAAAAGAGGTGTCGGTACGCTTTGACGTGTCGCGCCAGCCGGTGCGTGAGGCCTTTATTAAGCTTGCGGAAAACGGTCTGATTCAGATCCGCCCGCAGCGGGGCAGCTTCGTCAATAAAATCTCTCTGCGCCAGGTGCGCAACGGCTGCTTTGTCCGCCAGGCCATTGAGCGCGCCGTCGTCCAGCGTGCCGCGACGATGGTAACCGACGCTGACCTCTACCAGCTTGAGCAAAACCTTAATCAGCAGCGCACGGCTATCGATCGCAAACAACTGGGCGATTTCTTTCAGCTCGATGATGAATTTCACTACCGCCTGACGCAGGTTGCAGATTGCCAGCTTGCCTGGGACACAGTCGAGAATATCAAGGCCACCATTGATCGGGTGCGCTACATGAGCCTCGATCATGTTTCTCCGCCCGAGATGTTGCTGCGCCAGCACAACGATATTTTTCACGCGCTGGAAGCGCGCGACGCGCAGGCCGCGGATGAAACGATGCGCCTGCATCTTCAGGAGATCAGCGAATCTGTTTTGTTGATCCGCCAGGAAAACCGCGACTGGTTCAGCGAAGAGTAA
- the dcp gene encoding peptidyl-dipeptidase Dcp — MPVTTPFSSVSTLPYGAPPFDAITDQHYRPAFDEAVRQKRADIDAIASDTAAPTFENTFLALERSGAMLARVTSVFFAMTSAHTNDYLQALDEAFSTELAALADDIHFNDTLFARLNTVYEARHALGLDDESLRLVEVVWQQFMLAGATLGADEKAQLKALNREAAQLTSQFNQRLLAADKAGGLLVTSQAALAGLSEAEIAAAAEAAREKGLEGRWLIALLNTTQQPALQSLAHRDTREALFKAGWHRTEKGDANDTRALVLRLAQLRAQQAALLGFEDFAAWTLADQMAKTPDAALRFMRDIVPAATDRAKRELADIQQAIDSQQGGFQAQAWDWAFYAEQVRREKYALDEAQIKPYFELNNVLIHGVFYAASALFGLRFTERTDIPVYHPDVRVWEIFDKDGSGLALFYGDFFARDSKSGGAWMGNFVEQSTLAGHKPVIYNVCNYLKPAAGQPALISWDDVITLFHEFGHTLHGLFARQRYATLSGTNTPRDFVEFPSQINEHWASQPEVFAHYARHYQTGEPMSEALREKLFRAVRFNKGYDMTELLAAALLDQHWHSLSPSSAPDDVTAFEAAALAQENIALPCVPPRYRSTYFAHIFGGGYAAGYYAYLWTQMLADDGYMWFVEQGGLTAQNGERFREAILSRGNSSDLDALWVAWRGHAPRIEPMLKNRGLSE, encoded by the coding sequence ATGCCGGTGACCACCCCTTTTTCTTCAGTGAGCACGCTGCCTTATGGCGCGCCGCCGTTCGATGCGATAACCGATCAACACTATCGTCCCGCCTTTGATGAGGCGGTGCGCCAGAAGCGCGCCGACATCGACGCTATCGCCAGCGACACCGCCGCGCCGACGTTTGAAAACACCTTTCTGGCGCTGGAGCGCAGCGGCGCGATGCTCGCGCGCGTCACCAGCGTCTTTTTCGCTATGACCTCAGCGCACACCAACGATTATCTGCAAGCGCTTGATGAGGCATTCTCCACCGAGCTTGCGGCGCTTGCGGACGATATCCACTTTAACGACACTTTATTCGCACGCCTCAATACCGTGTACGAAGCGCGTCACGCGCTGGGGCTCGATGACGAGTCTTTGCGTCTGGTCGAGGTCGTCTGGCAGCAGTTTATGCTCGCCGGCGCAACGCTTGGCGCAGACGAGAAAGCACAGCTTAAAGCACTTAACCGTGAAGCGGCGCAGCTCACCAGCCAGTTCAACCAGCGCCTGCTGGCGGCAGATAAAGCTGGCGGGCTGCTGGTCACCTCACAGGCGGCGCTGGCGGGCCTGAGTGAGGCGGAAATTGCCGCCGCTGCCGAGGCCGCGCGCGAAAAAGGGCTGGAAGGCCGCTGGCTTATCGCGCTTCTTAACACCACTCAACAGCCTGCGCTACAGTCGCTCGCTCATCGCGACACGCGCGAGGCGCTTTTTAAAGCAGGCTGGCACCGCACCGAGAAGGGCGATGCCAACGATACCCGCGCGCTGGTGCTGCGCCTTGCACAACTGCGCGCGCAACAGGCCGCGTTACTGGGCTTTGAGGATTTCGCGGCCTGGACGCTCGCCGATCAGATGGCGAAAACGCCGGACGCGGCGCTGCGCTTTATGCGTGACATCGTACCTGCGGCAACCGACCGCGCTAAACGCGAGCTTGCGGATATTCAGCAGGCTATCGACAGCCAGCAAGGGGGTTTTCAGGCGCAAGCCTGGGACTGGGCGTTTTATGCCGAACAGGTGCGACGCGAGAAATACGCGCTTGATGAGGCACAGATCAAACCCTATTTCGAGCTCAATAATGTGCTTATCCACGGCGTTTTTTACGCGGCCAGCGCGCTGTTTGGCTTACGCTTTACCGAACGCACCGACATCCCGGTGTATCATCCTGACGTGCGCGTCTGGGAGATTTTCGATAAAGACGGCAGCGGGCTTGCGCTCTTTTACGGCGATTTCTTCGCGCGTGACAGCAAAAGCGGCGGCGCGTGGATGGGCAATTTCGTCGAGCAGTCGACGCTTGCCGGTCACAAGCCGGTCATCTACAACGTCTGCAACTATCTTAAACCCGCCGCCGGACAGCCTGCGCTCATCTCCTGGGATGATGTCATCACGCTGTTTCATGAGTTCGGCCATACGCTCCATGGATTATTTGCACGTCAGCGTTATGCGACGCTCTCCGGCACCAATACGCCGCGTGATTTCGTGGAGTTCCCGTCGCAAATTAACGAGCACTGGGCAAGCCAGCCGGAGGTGTTCGCCCATTACGCGCGCCATTATCAGACCGGCGAGCCGATGTCCGAGGCGCTTCGTGAAAAACTTTTCCGCGCGGTACGTTTTAACAAAGGCTACGACATGACCGAGCTGCTGGCCGCGGCCCTGCTGGATCAACACTGGCATAGCCTCTCGCCGTCCTCTGCGCCTGATGACGTCACCGCTTTTGAGGCCGCCGCCCTCGCGCAGGAAAATATCGCGCTGCCCTGTGTGCCTCCCCGCTATCGCAGCACCTATTTTGCGCATATTTTTGGCGGTGGTTATGCGGCGGGCTATTACGCCTATCTCTGGACGCAGATGCTGGCTGACGATGGCTATATGTGGTTTGTAGAGCAGGGCGGGCTGACGGCGCAAAACGGCGAGCGTTTTCGTGAGGCGATTTTGTCGCGCGGTAACAGCAGCGATCTCGACGCCTTGTGGGTGGCCTGGCGCGGGCATGCGCCGCGCATCGAGCCGATGTTGAAAAACCGTGGTTTAAGTGAATAA
- the mgtS gene encoding protein MgtS — translation MPGAADLFICMPGIVLLVGFLAAYCSNKWDD, via the coding sequence ATGCCGGGTGCCGCCGATCTGTTTATCTGTATGCCGGGGATCGTGTTACTGGTGGGGTTTCTTGCCGCGTATTGCAGCAACAAATGGGATGACTGA
- a CDS encoding con-10 family general stress protein: MAQHRGGSGNFAVDRERASEAGRKGGQNSGGNFKNDRERAAEAGRKGGKSSSRSSS; encoded by the coding sequence ATGGCTCAACATCGTGGTGGTTCAGGTAATTTTGCTGTAGATCGTGAACGCGCTTCTGAAGCCGGTCGTAAAGGCGGCCAGAATAGCGGCGGTAATTTCAAAAATGACCGTGAGCGTGCAGCAGAAGCTGGCCGTAAAGGCGGCAAAAGCAGCAGCCGTTCGTCTTCCTGA
- a CDS encoding cobalamin-independent methionine synthase II family protein, whose translation MQRQHAPFRADIVGSFLRPDAIKQARQQFAAGEIDAAHLRRVEDEAIRHAVEQQCACGLHVVTDGEFRRAWWHMDFFAALQGVELVEVNQGIQFNGIQTKAQSVRVTGKVAFGEHPMLEDFRFLKSVSGNAEPKMTIPSPSVLHFRGGAAAIDRTVYPDLSDYFNDLATTWRDAIRAFYDAGCRYLQLDDTVWAYLCSDEQRRQIRERGDDPDELARIYARVLNQALEGKPADLTIGLHVCRGNFRSSWIAEGGYEPVAEVLFGTVNVDAFFLEYDNDRSGDFAPLRFIRPGNQQVVLGLITTKNGELENPELIKARLEEAAKYVDINQICLSPQCGFASTEEGNSITPAEQWEKVRLVTGVASQVW comes from the coding sequence ATGCAACGTCAACATGCCCCGTTCCGTGCCGATATCGTCGGCAGCTTTTTACGCCCGGATGCTATTAAGCAAGCCCGCCAGCAGTTTGCGGCAGGGGAAATCGACGCCGCGCACCTGCGCCGTGTGGAAGACGAGGCGATTCGTCATGCCGTCGAACAGCAGTGCGCGTGTGGCCTGCATGTGGTGACGGACGGTGAATTCCGCCGCGCCTGGTGGCACATGGATTTCTTCGCGGCGCTGCAAGGCGTGGAGCTGGTGGAAGTTAATCAGGGCATCCAGTTCAACGGTATCCAGACCAAAGCGCAAAGTGTGCGCGTGACCGGTAAAGTCGCGTTTGGTGAACATCCGATGCTGGAAGATTTCCGCTTCCTTAAAAGCGTAAGCGGCAACGCCGAGCCGAAGATGACGATCCCAAGCCCGAGCGTTCTGCATTTTCGCGGCGGCGCAGCGGCCATCGACCGCACCGTGTACCCTGACCTGAGCGACTATTTTAACGATCTTGCCACGACCTGGCGTGACGCCATCCGCGCGTTTTACGATGCCGGCTGCCGTTACCTGCAGCTTGACGATACGGTGTGGGCATATCTGTGCTCCGACGAACAGCGTCGTCAAATCCGCGAGCGCGGTGACGATCCTGACGAGCTGGCGCGTATTTACGCCCGCGTGCTGAACCAGGCGCTGGAAGGCAAGCCTGCGGATCTGACTATCGGGCTGCATGTCTGCCGCGGGAATTTCCGCTCAAGCTGGATTGCTGAAGGCGGTTACGAGCCGGTCGCGGAAGTGCTGTTCGGCACCGTTAATGTCGATGCGTTTTTCCTGGAATATGATAATGACCGCTCCGGCGATTTCGCGCCGCTGCGCTTTATTCGTCCCGGTAACCAGCAGGTTGTGCTGGGGCTTATCACCACCAAAAATGGCGAGCTGGAGAACCCGGAGCTGATTAAAGCGCGTCTGGAAGAGGCGGCGAAGTATGTCGATATCAACCAAATCTGCTTAAGCCCGCAGTGCGGTTTCGCCTCTACCGAAGAAGGCAACAGCATTACGCCCGCCGAGCAATGGGAAAAAGTGCGCCTCGTGACCGGCGTGGCAAGCCAGGTGTGGTAA
- the ydfG gene encoding bifunctional NADP-dependent 3-hydroxy acid dehydrogenase/3-hydroxypropionate dehydrogenase YdfG, producing MIILVTGATAGFGEAITRRFVKNGHKVIATGRRQARLDALKDELGESVLTLQLDVRNRAAIDEAIASLPLEWRDIDVLVNNAGLALGMEPAHKASVEDWENMIDTNNKGLVYMTRAVLPGMVERNRGHIINIGSTAGSWPYAGGNVYGATKAFVRQFSLNLRTDLHGTAVRVTDIEPGLVGGTEFSNVRFKGDDAKAGKTYENTNALTPEDVTEAVWWVASLPAHVNINTVEMMPVSQSFAGLSVHRQ from the coding sequence ATGATTATTCTGGTAACCGGCGCCACGGCGGGTTTTGGCGAGGCCATTACCCGTCGCTTTGTGAAAAACGGTCATAAAGTCATTGCGACAGGCCGCCGTCAGGCGCGTCTCGACGCGCTGAAGGATGAGCTTGGCGAGAGCGTGTTGACGCTGCAACTTGACGTGCGCAACCGCGCGGCTATTGATGAGGCGATCGCAAGCCTGCCGCTGGAGTGGCGCGACATCGACGTGCTGGTGAATAACGCAGGGCTGGCGCTGGGAATGGAGCCTGCGCATAAAGCGAGCGTTGAAGACTGGGAAAATATGATAGACACCAATAACAAAGGCCTGGTGTACATGACCCGCGCCGTTCTGCCTGGCATGGTCGAGCGTAACCGGGGACATATTATTAATATCGGCTCCACCGCAGGCAGCTGGCCTTACGCGGGCGGCAATGTCTATGGCGCGACCAAAGCTTTTGTGCGCCAGTTCAGCCTGAACCTGCGCACCGATTTACACGGTACTGCGGTACGCGTGACCGATATCGAGCCGGGCCTGGTCGGTGGGACGGAGTTTTCCAACGTGCGCTTTAAAGGTGACGATGCGAAAGCGGGTAAAACCTACGAAAACACTAACGCACTGACTCCGGAAGATGTGACTGAAGCGGTCTGGTGGGTCGCGTCGCTGCCTGCGCACGTGAACATCAACACCGTTGAGATGATGCCGGTCAGCCAGAGCTTCGCCGGGCTTAGCGTGCATCGCCAGTAG
- the ydfZ gene encoding putative selenium delivery protein YdfZ has protein sequence MMTYDRNRNAITTGSRVMISTSGQTGVIKAIHGEGMTPEQIRRGRTVEVEGCEGKFEPIALIRLGLH, from the coding sequence ATGATGACCTACGATCGCAACCGTAACGCTATTACTACCGGCAGCCGCGTGATGATTAGTACATCCGGCCAGACTGGCGTCATTAAAGCTATCCATGGCGAAGGGATGACGCCGGAGCAGATCCGTCGCGGGCGCACTGTTGAAGTGGAAGGTTGCGAAGGTAAATTCGAGCCGATCGCGCTGATTCGTCTGGGGTTACATTAA